In a genomic window of Chryseobacterium sp. G0162:
- the tatC gene encoding twin-arginine translocase subunit TatC: MDNKKDMSFLGHIGELRGHLVRSIIAIIVAAFVVGFNINWIMDHIFFGPTRNDFPTFKIVNHFSRMILGEDSIHLPKDFPVRVQRLYQQFNVMMAVSVFGGMVAAFPYIVWELWRFISPALHPREKKNSIYIINAVWMLFMTGVLCGYFLILPFAVNFGVIFKISDIIVPLYDLSDYTTLFLQVVLGMGVIFLFPILIYFLTSIGILTPVFMKTYRRHAIVLIMVVAAIITPADVLSMLMAAFPLLILYEFSIMMCTFTYKRVQKSNGNLPVVQK; the protein is encoded by the coding sequence ATGGACAACAAAAAAGACATGTCCTTTCTGGGGCATATTGGAGAATTAAGAGGACACTTGGTCCGTTCAATTATTGCTATCATCGTTGCAGCCTTTGTGGTTGGTTTTAATATCAACTGGATTATGGACCATATCTTTTTTGGACCTACCAGAAATGATTTCCCGACTTTCAAAATTGTCAATCACTTTTCAAGGATGATTTTGGGAGAAGATAGCATTCATCTTCCGAAAGATTTTCCGGTGCGTGTACAAAGACTGTATCAGCAGTTTAATGTGATGATGGCCGTTTCTGTTTTTGGTGGAATGGTAGCTGCATTTCCTTATATCGTTTGGGAATTATGGCGTTTCATCAGCCCGGCATTACATCCAAGAGAGAAAAAGAATTCAATATACATTATTAATGCAGTATGGATGCTTTTTATGACCGGTGTTTTATGCGGATACTTTTTAATTCTTCCTTTCGCGGTTAATTTTGGGGTAATCTTTAAAATTTCGGATATCATTGTGCCTCTTTATGACCTGAGTGATTATACGACATTATTTTTACAGGTTGTTTTAGGAATGGGGGTTATTTTCCTGTTCCCTATTCTGATCTATTTCCTTACCAGTATCGGAATTCTTACTCCTGTATTTATGAAGACTTACCGTCGTCATGCTATTGTATTAATCATGGTAGTTGCAGCCATTATAACTCCAGCGGATGTATTAAGTATGCTGATGGCCGCTTTCCCATTACTTATCTTATATGAATTCAGTATTATGATGTGTACTTTTACTTATAAAAGAGTACAGAAAAGCAATGGAAATCTTCCAGTAGTACAGAAATAA
- a CDS encoding Crp/Fnr family transcriptional regulator: MNHFLKEHIQEIVTLSDDEFEMIQGFFVEKRFRKRQFLIQEHQPVHEIFLIEKGILKSSFIDHTGKEYILQFAAANWWISDFAGFFKQETSSLAVDCIEDAEVHALSFEDLNILCSKVPVMEHFFRVKSNFGYVALQQRILSLMSKSAKERYEDFIKQYPGFIDHIPKQLIASYLGVSRETLSRLYL; this comes from the coding sequence ATGAACCATTTTCTAAAAGAACATATTCAGGAAATTGTTACCCTCTCGGATGATGAATTTGAGATGATTCAAGGCTTTTTTGTAGAAAAAAGATTCAGGAAAAGACAGTTTTTGATACAGGAACACCAGCCTGTACATGAAATTTTTCTAATAGAAAAAGGTATTCTTAAAAGCAGTTTCATAGATCATACAGGAAAAGAATATATTCTTCAGTTTGCAGCGGCCAACTGGTGGATTTCTGATTTCGCAGGCTTTTTTAAGCAAGAAACCTCATCATTGGCTGTTGATTGCATTGAAGATGCTGAAGTACATGCCCTATCATTTGAAGATTTAAATATCCTTTGTTCAAAAGTTCCTGTGATGGAACATTTTTTCAGGGTAAAATCTAATTTCGGCTACGTTGCCTTACAACAGAGGATTCTTTCGTTAATGAGTAAATCTGCCAAAGAGCGTTATGAAGATTTTATAAAACAATATCCAGGTTTTATAGATCATATTCCGAAACAGCTTATTGCAAGCTATCTGGGAGTTTCAAGAGAAACATTAAGCCGGTTATATTTATAA
- a CDS encoding cupin domain-containing protein — MKKTIPCIAFMLFSITVMAQKSRIARKELLKAPMNQKVTTAEVQEITMPGGETAPKHLHPCPVIGIIKSGEAIFQIEGRESIILHEGDAFYEPKNVNILHFDNASKEKALVFTAMYLKKGNEENIQFLNK, encoded by the coding sequence ATGAAGAAAACAATTCCATGTATTGCTTTCATGCTGTTTTCTATAACGGTAATGGCCCAGAAAAGCCGGATTGCCAGAAAAGAATTATTGAAAGCTCCAATGAATCAAAAAGTGACTACTGCTGAAGTTCAGGAAATAACAATGCCGGGAGGGGAGACTGCTCCCAAACATTTACATCCATGTCCGGTTATCGGAATTATCAAATCCGGAGAGGCCATTTTTCAGATAGAAGGAAGAGAAAGTATTATTCTTCATGAAGGAGATGCCTTCTATGAACCTAAAAATGTTAACATTCTTCATTTTGATAATGCCTCAAAAGAAAAAGCACTCGTTTTTACGGCAATGTATCTGAAAAAAGGGAATGAAGAAAATATACAGTTTCTAAATAAATAA
- a CDS encoding SIS domain-containing protein, translating into MDRTNIISIAKSTLEIEISELEKLKNRIDDQFAQAVEIIHSAKGKLIVVGIGKSAHVGNKIVATLNSTGTPSQFLHASEAIHGDLGVIQKQDVVLCISNSGNSPEIANLVPYLRDYSSALIGMTGNKSSKLAEFSEIILDTHVDVEACPNKLAPTSSTTIQMALGDALAVALMELNDFKANDFAKFHPGGSLGKNLTSKVEQFLSSQKPQVSEEATIRDVIISISASSHGITVVTNEDQIIGVITDGDLRRMLMKGEEITKVLAKDIMSSNPRTIEKDALAKEAMKILKGNNIGQLVVTENGKYFGIIDLHTLLDEGIN; encoded by the coding sequence ATGGATAGAACCAACATTATATCAATTGCTAAAAGCACTTTAGAAATTGAAATTTCAGAATTAGAAAAGTTAAAAAACAGAATTGACGACCAATTTGCACAGGCAGTAGAAATTATTCACTCTGCCAAAGGAAAACTAATTGTAGTAGGAATCGGAAAATCAGCCCATGTAGGCAATAAAATTGTTGCTACTCTGAACTCTACGGGAACTCCATCACAATTTTTGCATGCTTCGGAAGCGATTCATGGTGACCTTGGAGTGATTCAGAAACAGGATGTGGTACTTTGTATCTCCAATTCCGGAAATTCTCCTGAAATAGCAAATCTGGTTCCTTATTTGAGGGATTATTCTTCAGCATTGATCGGAATGACCGGAAACAAAAGCAGTAAACTTGCTGAATTTTCAGAAATTATTCTGGATACACATGTTGATGTAGAAGCTTGTCCTAATAAACTCGCTCCTACAAGTTCTACTACAATTCAAATGGCATTAGGAGATGCGCTTGCTGTCGCTTTAATGGAATTGAATGATTTCAAAGCGAATGATTTTGCGAAGTTCCATCCTGGAGGAAGCCTGGGTAAAAATCTGACTTCAAAGGTTGAACAGTTTCTTTCTTCACAGAAGCCTCAGGTTTCAGAAGAAGCTACCATTAGAGATGTTATTATTTCCATCAGTGCATCAAGTCATGGAATTACGGTTGTTACTAATGAAGATCAGATTATTGGAGTGATTACCGACGGGGATTTGAGAAGAATGCTGATGAAAGGAGAAGAGATCACTAAAGTTTTGGCGAAAGACATTATGTCTTCCAATCCAAGAACTATTGAAAAGGATGCCCTTGCGAAAGAAGCCATGAAAATTTTAAAAGGGAATAACATCGGTCAGTTGGTAGTCACCGAAAACGGAAAGTATTTCGGGATTATTGATCTGCATACATTGCTTGATGAAGGAATCAATTAA
- the lpdA gene encoding dihydrolipoyl dehydrogenase, whose translation MSQFDVTVIGSGPGGYVAAIRAAQLGFKTAIIEKYSTLGGTCLNVGCIPSKALLDSSEHFENAKHNFAGHGIIINEPQADIARMIERKNEVVDQTTKGINFLMDKNKITVFEGLGSFESATQIKITKKDGSSETIESKYTIIATGSKPSSLPFITLDKERVITSTEALNLKEIPKHLVVIGGGVIGLELGSVYLRLGAQVTVVEFMDKIIPGMDGALSKELTKVLKKQGMKFMLSTAVSAVERNGDTVKITAKDKKGEEVVVEGDYCLVSVGRRPYTEGLGLEKAGVELDERGRVKTNDHLQTNVANIYAIGDVIKGAMLAHKAEEEGVLVAEILAGQKPHINYNLIPGVVYTWPEVAGVGKTEEQLKEEGVAYKVGSFPMRALGRSRASGDTDGLVKIIADEKTDEVLGMHIIGARAADLIAEGVIAMEFRASAEDIARSSHAHPTYAEAIKEAALDATAKRPIHM comes from the coding sequence ATGAGTCAATTCGATGTTACCGTAATAGGTTCTGGTCCTGGAGGTTATGTAGCTGCGATCCGTGCAGCACAGTTAGGTTTCAAAACAGCAATTATTGAAAAATATTCAACTTTAGGCGGAACTTGTCTTAACGTTGGATGTATTCCGTCAAAAGCGCTTCTTGACAGCTCTGAGCATTTCGAAAATGCAAAACATAATTTTGCAGGCCACGGAATCATCATCAACGAGCCTCAAGCGGATATCGCAAGAATGATCGAGCGTAAAAACGAAGTGGTAGATCAAACAACTAAAGGAATCAACTTTTTGATGGACAAGAACAAAATCACTGTTTTTGAAGGATTAGGAAGCTTTGAATCTGCTACTCAGATCAAAATCACTAAAAAAGACGGTTCTTCTGAAACAATTGAATCTAAATATACCATCATTGCAACAGGTTCTAAACCATCTTCTTTACCTTTTATTACTCTTGATAAAGAAAGAGTAATTACTTCTACTGAAGCTTTAAATCTTAAAGAGATTCCTAAGCATTTAGTAGTAATCGGAGGAGGAGTTATCGGTCTGGAATTAGGATCTGTATACTTAAGATTAGGAGCTCAGGTAACTGTAGTTGAGTTCATGGATAAAATCATCCCTGGAATGGATGGAGCTTTAAGTAAAGAATTAACTAAGGTTCTTAAAAAACAAGGAATGAAGTTTATGCTTTCTACTGCGGTTTCTGCGGTTGAAAGAAATGGAGATACTGTAAAAATTACGGCTAAAGATAAAAAAGGAGAAGAGGTAGTTGTAGAAGGAGATTATTGTTTAGTTTCTGTAGGAAGAAGACCTTATACAGAAGGTCTTGGTCTTGAAAAAGCAGGAGTAGAACTTGACGAAAGAGGAAGAGTAAAAACAAACGATCACCTACAGACTAATGTTGCCAACATTTACGCAATCGGAGACGTTATCAAAGGAGCAATGCTTGCTCACAAAGCTGAAGAAGAAGGAGTTCTTGTTGCTGAAATATTAGCAGGTCAGAAACCTCACATCAACTATAACTTAATTCCAGGTGTTGTTTATACTTGGCCGGAAGTTGCAGGAGTTGGTAAAACTGAAGAGCAATTGAAAGAGGAAGGGGTAGCTTACAAAGTAGGATCTTTCCCAATGAGGGCGTTAGGAAGAAGCCGTGCAAGTGGTGATACTGATGGTCTTGTGAAAATTATTGCAGACGAAAAAACGGATGAAGTTTTAGGAATGCACATCATTGGAGCAAGAGCTGCTGACCTTATTGCAGAAGGAGTAATTGCTATGGAATTCCGTGCAAGCGCTGAAGATATCGCAAGAAGTTCTCACGCTCATCCGACATATGCAGAAGCGATCAAAGAAGCTGCATTGGATGCTACAGCAAAAAGACCTATTCATATGTAA
- the recQ gene encoding DNA helicase RecQ, translated as MSAKKANLSGELKKYFGFSTFKGQQEQIIENLLNGKDIFVLMPTGGGKSLCYQLPALISEGTAIVVSPLIALMKNQVDAVNGLSSDDGVAHVLNSSLNKTQTKQVFDDIKSGKTKLLYVAPESLIKDDYLDFLKEVKISFFAIDEAHCISEWGHDFRPEYRNLKQIIDKIANVPVIALTATATPKVQDDIQKTLGMTNALVFKESFNRPNLYYEVCPKINIDKEIVKFINQHKGKSGIVYCLSRRKVEEFAQLLQVNGINALPYHAGLDQKVRVANQDKFLMEEVDVIVATIAFGMGIDKPDVRFVIHYDFPKSLESYYQETGRAGRDGGEGHCLAFYDPKDIEKLEKFLAQKPVSEREIGLQLLNEVVGYAETSMSRRQYILYYFGEIFDPVKGDGAQMCDNSFNPPKLKDATSDLTKTLELINDTGEKFKAKDLISVIVGKETAVTKSYKLEQNPHFGFGKEEKDNYWKTILRQATVQNFLQKDIETYGVLKIAEKGRNVLAGKSKDVFLIAEDREFDLTQAKADSDQLQQQAGGGLDQKLFTLLKELRKKVAKKHGIPPYTVFMDPSLEDMTVQYPITVDEINKIYGVGEGKAKKYGKEFADYIKTYVEDNNIERTQDMVLKQVANKSSHKVFIIQSTDKKIDLEDIARAKNLSMDELLKEMERIVYQGTKLNIDYYIEDNFDEDIVDGFMEFMNESESDSMKILLDEFGDELSDEEVRMLRIKFISDVAN; from the coding sequence ATGAGCGCAAAAAAAGCCAATTTATCAGGCGAATTGAAAAAGTATTTTGGGTTTTCTACATTTAAGGGACAACAGGAACAAATCATAGAAAATCTATTGAATGGGAAGGATATATTTGTTTTGATGCCTACAGGTGGTGGTAAATCATTATGTTATCAGCTTCCGGCACTTATTTCGGAGGGAACAGCAATTGTTGTTTCACCTTTAATAGCGTTAATGAAGAATCAGGTAGATGCCGTAAACGGGCTATCATCTGATGATGGGGTAGCGCATGTATTAAATTCATCATTAAACAAGACACAGACAAAACAGGTTTTTGACGATATTAAAAGCGGGAAGACCAAGCTTTTGTATGTAGCTCCTGAATCATTGATAAAAGATGATTATCTGGACTTTTTAAAAGAAGTTAAGATTTCTTTCTTTGCGATTGATGAGGCTCACTGTATTTCAGAGTGGGGACATGATTTCAGACCGGAATACAGGAACCTTAAACAGATTATTGATAAGATTGCCAATGTACCGGTGATCGCCCTTACGGCAACAGCTACGCCCAAGGTGCAGGATGATATTCAGAAAACACTGGGGATGACCAATGCTTTGGTCTTCAAAGAAAGTTTCAACCGTCCGAATTTATATTATGAGGTATGTCCTAAAATTAATATAGATAAGGAGATCGTTAAATTTATCAATCAGCATAAAGGAAAATCAGGGATTGTCTATTGTCTGAGCAGAAGAAAGGTGGAAGAATTCGCTCAGCTTTTGCAGGTCAATGGAATTAATGCCCTTCCTTATCATGCAGGTCTTGATCAAAAAGTGAGAGTAGCCAATCAGGATAAATTCCTGATGGAAGAAGTAGACGTAATTGTAGCTACCATTGCTTTTGGAATGGGAATCGACAAACCGGATGTACGTTTTGTAATTCACTATGACTTTCCAAAATCGCTGGAAAGTTATTATCAGGAAACTGGGAGAGCAGGAAGAGATGGCGGAGAAGGTCATTGTCTCGCATTTTATGATCCTAAAGATATCGAAAAATTAGAAAAATTTCTGGCCCAAAAACCTGTATCCGAAAGAGAAATCGGTTTACAGCTGTTGAATGAAGTGGTAGGTTATGCTGAAACATCCATGAGCCGAAGACAATATATTCTTTATTATTTTGGGGAAATCTTTGATCCGGTAAAAGGTGACGGCGCTCAAATGTGTGATAATTCATTCAATCCTCCAAAATTAAAAGATGCTACTTCTGATTTAACGAAGACACTCGAACTGATTAATGATACTGGAGAAAAATTCAAGGCAAAAGATCTTATTTCTGTTATTGTAGGGAAGGAAACTGCGGTTACTAAGTCTTATAAGCTGGAACAGAATCCTCATTTCGGTTTTGGAAAAGAAGAAAAAGATAACTATTGGAAAACCATACTGAGACAGGCAACGGTTCAGAATTTCTTACAGAAAGATATTGAAACGTATGGTGTTTTAAAGATTGCAGAAAAAGGAAGGAATGTATTGGCGGGTAAATCCAAAGATGTTTTCTTAATTGCTGAAGACAGGGAATTTGATCTTACACAAGCCAAGGCAGATAGTGATCAGTTACAGCAGCAAGCCGGAGGAGGTCTAGATCAAAAACTGTTTACCTTATTAAAGGAACTGAGAAAGAAAGTAGCCAAAAAGCATGGAATTCCTCCATATACCGTATTTATGGACCCAAGTTTAGAGGATATGACGGTTCAATATCCGATAACGGTAGATGAAATCAACAAAATTTATGGAGTAGGAGAAGGAAAAGCTAAGAAATATGGTAAAGAATTCGCCGATTATATTAAAACTTATGTTGAGGACAATAATATAGAACGTACCCAGGACATGGTATTGAAACAGGTGGCCAATAAATCAAGCCACAAAGTTTTCATTATCCAAAGTACTGATAAAAAAATAGATCTGGAAGATATTGCAAGAGCAAAGAACCTTTCTATGGATGAACTTCTGAAAGAAATGGAAAGAATTGTTTATCAGGGGACCAAATTAAACATCGATTATTATATTGAAGATAATTTTGACGAAGATATTGTAGACGGCTTCATGGAATTCATGAACGAATCTGAAAGCGACAGCATGAAAATTTTGCTGGACGAATTTGGAGACGAACTGTCTGATGAAGAGGTAAGAATGCTGAGAATTAAGTTTATCAGTGACGTTGCCAACTAA
- a CDS encoding helix-turn-helix domain-containing protein codes for MILESIAFSGIVVACMCIALLFSKKKNVSSDYYLIVWLLVGAINLVYYLFPFLLSERLQPFGFALPVLSMGMLYLYVISITFNIPFRFGYLIKHSVFFMGYSLFFIVVSTFYSQIGFKNSIPYFIEKDQNGMLNLMTFPMAVVPVVYIVLCFLALRKYQKMLPEYYSALEKINLNWLKYIIVSLIILFIGVFCMIALGTRTDIIPFDKIFRIVAVVQSGYLFCIVFFSLRQSLVFHQQGKLDMNNVAAKEEKINILDKNGSDSVSQKLLKFMETEKPYLDEELSLQKLSSLMNISTHQLSQTINQALHTNFYKFVNAYRIEEVKKKLRDPEFEKYSILGIAFESGFNSKSTFNKIFKEETGMTPSEFKKSGSIRKGS; via the coding sequence ATGATATTGGAAAGCATTGCTTTTTCGGGGATCGTTGTTGCATGTATGTGCATTGCTTTACTGTTTTCCAAAAAGAAAAATGTTTCTTCCGATTATTACCTTATCGTTTGGCTGTTGGTTGGAGCAATTAACCTTGTATACTATTTATTTCCGTTTTTACTTTCTGAAAGGCTTCAACCATTTGGTTTTGCTCTTCCTGTGCTAAGTATGGGAATGCTTTATCTGTATGTTATTTCGATTACCTTTAATATCCCATTTCGTTTTGGGTATTTGATTAAGCACTCTGTATTTTTTATGGGGTATAGTCTGTTTTTTATTGTTGTTTCAACGTTTTATAGCCAGATAGGGTTTAAAAACAGTATTCCTTATTTTATTGAAAAAGACCAAAATGGGATGTTGAATCTGATGACGTTTCCAATGGCTGTTGTGCCTGTGGTTTATATTGTTTTATGTTTTCTGGCTTTAAGAAAATATCAGAAAATGCTTCCTGAATATTATTCTGCTCTTGAAAAGATCAACCTTAACTGGCTGAAGTATATCATTGTTTCATTAATTATCCTTTTTATTGGGGTTTTCTGTATGATTGCTTTAGGAACGCGGACGGATATCATTCCTTTTGACAAAATCTTTCGGATCGTTGCGGTGGTGCAAAGCGGATATTTGTTCTGTATTGTATTCTTTAGTTTACGACAAAGTCTTGTGTTTCATCAGCAGGGAAAGCTGGATATGAATAATGTTGCTGCCAAAGAAGAGAAAATCAATATTCTGGATAAAAATGGCTCTGATAGTGTATCTCAAAAGCTGTTAAAGTTTATGGAAACAGAGAAACCTTACCTTGATGAGGAGCTGAGCCTGCAAAAATTATCTTCGTTAATGAATATTTCCACTCATCAACTTTCACAAACGATCAATCAGGCACTTCATACTAATTTTTACAAATTCGTAAACGCTTACAGAATAGAAGAGGTCAAGAAAAAATTGAGAGATCCTGAGTTTGAAAAGTATTCAATCCTGGGAATTGCTTTTGAATCAGGTTTTAATTCAAAATCTACTTTTAATAAGATCTTTAAAGAAGAAACCGGAATGACTCCATCTGAATTTAAGAAGTCCGGATCTATCAGAAAAGGGTCCTAA
- a CDS encoding DUF4476 domain-containing protein, producing MKKIFISLMLLIGMSSFAQEAGKAGELLKNEASKAEMKEAKGMNDKNKAPDYKTWGPIIPDRVKNYKYIQKNYGYAEVFLRIPEQGFFTVEVGDQVIANGSGKYRFFDLQSGKMPISIYENGFLIYRTSLMLRNNNRMMLDFFINEGLYLLDSYPIQGQYAFNDWNDLWNNPYGNQSGNWNNSGNVMDNATFRQFFEMLQRTEKFDDGKVALINQQMKNSMFTAAQIRDLVKSISFDKNKLIVAKSMYLSCVDKNKYFMVYEAFDFENSKRELRDYISSL from the coding sequence ATGAAGAAAATTTTTATCAGCTTAATGCTTTTGATTGGAATGAGTTCTTTTGCTCAAGAGGCGGGGAAAGCGGGGGAATTATTAAAAAATGAAGCTTCTAAAGCCGAAATGAAGGAGGCGAAAGGAATGAATGATAAAAATAAAGCACCTGATTATAAGACCTGGGGACCCATCATTCCGGATAGAGTCAAAAACTATAAGTATATACAGAAAAACTACGGCTATGCAGAAGTTTTTTTGAGAATTCCTGAACAAGGTTTTTTCACTGTAGAGGTTGGAGATCAGGTGATCGCTAATGGTTCCGGCAAATATCGTTTTTTTGATCTTCAATCCGGGAAAATGCCAATATCAATTTATGAAAATGGTTTCTTAATCTATAGAACTTCATTGATGCTTCGAAATAATAACAGAATGATGTTAGACTTTTTTATCAATGAAGGGTTGTATCTGCTGGATTCATATCCGATACAGGGACAATATGCATTTAATGATTGGAATGATCTATGGAACAACCCTTACGGAAATCAATCCGGAAATTGGAATAATTCAGGAAATGTGATGGATAATGCTACTTTCCGACAATTTTTTGAAATGCTGCAGAGAACCGAAAAATTTGACGATGGAAAAGTTGCCTTGATTAATCAACAGATGAAAAACTCTATGTTTACCGCTGCACAGATAAGAGACCTGGTAAAATCAATAAGCTTTGATAAGAATAAATTAATAGTGGCAAAATCAATGTATTTGAGTTGTGTAGATAAGAATAAATATTTCATGGTGTATGAAGCCTTTGATTTTGAAAACAGTAAAAGAGAGCTCAGGGATTATATCTCCAGTTTATAA
- a CDS encoding glycosyltransferase, with the protein MKKISVIFILPDLETGGAERIVTTIANHLSRDRFEPKILLLRKQGGYLDFLKKDVEIIDINTERIRHSLKPILGEIYRRRPDIVFSGFGEVNAYLSLFIKLFPRTKFIARETNVVTQHVTRKEIKFFYHFYNNYQKIIAQSDDMMKDLVDNFNIKKKKIVKINNPVDFDFIDEKLKFSLKPEGFKYNYKNVVAIGNLSARKGFDNLLKVFSRLKNENIMLHILGDGKDREVLLQMKEFLGLKNVIFHGRQENPYQFLKYADLFILSSRYEGFPNVLLEAGACGTYSLANNCPGGINEIIQHNVNGEIANIENYEDFAQQIIKVMHENYNRDAIKNSIKSRFSKNIILDEYERVLLDLIYK; encoded by the coding sequence ATGAAAAAAATATCTGTCATATTTATTCTGCCGGACTTAGAAACCGGAGGCGCAGAAAGGATAGTTACCACCATAGCAAATCATCTTTCCAGGGATCGTTTTGAGCCTAAGATTTTGCTATTGCGTAAACAGGGCGGATATCTTGATTTTTTGAAAAAAGATGTTGAAATTATTGACATTAATACTGAAAGGATCAGACATTCTTTAAAACCTATTTTGGGGGAAATTTACAGAAGAAGACCAGATATCGTATTTTCCGGTTTTGGAGAAGTAAATGCCTATTTGTCGTTGTTTATCAAGCTTTTTCCAAGAACAAAATTTATCGCCAGGGAAACAAATGTAGTTACTCAACATGTGACGAGAAAGGAAATTAAATTCTTTTATCATTTTTACAATAACTATCAGAAAATCATTGCGCAAAGTGATGATATGATGAAGGATTTGGTTGATAATTTTAATATCAAAAAGAAAAAAATCGTTAAAATCAATAATCCGGTGGACTTTGATTTTATTGATGAAAAATTAAAGTTTTCTTTAAAACCCGAAGGATTTAAATACAATTATAAGAACGTAGTGGCCATTGGAAACTTATCGGCCAGAAAAGGATTTGATAACCTGTTAAAAGTGTTTTCAAGGCTGAAAAATGAAAATATCATGCTTCATATTCTGGGCGATGGAAAGGATAGAGAAGTGCTGCTTCAGATGAAGGAATTTTTAGGACTAAAAAATGTTATTTTCCATGGCAGACAAGAAAATCCTTATCAGTTCTTAAAGTATGCAGACCTGTTTATTCTTTCTTCAAGGTATGAAGGTTTTCCCAATGTACTTCTGGAAGCAGGAGCATGTGGAACCTATTCTTTAGCCAACAATTGTCCGGGAGGAATCAATGAGATCATTCAGCATAATGTGAATGGAGAAATTGCCAATATTGAAAATTATGAGGATTTTGCGCAGCAAATCATAAAAGTAATGCATGAGAACTATAATCGTGATGCTATAAAGAACTCCATTAAATCCAGATTTTCAAAAAATATTATTTTAGATGAGTATGAAAGGGTATTATTGGATCTAATTTATAAATAA
- a CDS encoding type 1 glutamine amidotransferase domain-containing protein, translated as MKKKALIVVTSVEKYPNMERATGLWLGEAVHFYEKLEEQGYEIDFVSPKGGYTPLDPISLQMFVQPVDWKYYADDTFRNKLGNTLRPGDINSKDYSVIYYAGGHGVVWDFPDNTELQKIARNIYENGGIVSSVCHGAVALFNITLSNGELLIKGKTVTGFSNSEEIAAELADHMPYLTEDVLKSKGTHYVKADQDFVPFAVADGNLVTGQNPQSGAAVAEKVLEILEK; from the coding sequence ATGAAAAAGAAAGCATTAATCGTAGTGACAAGTGTGGAAAAATATCCTAATATGGAAAGAGCAACAGGCTTATGGCTGGGAGAAGCGGTTCATTTTTATGAAAAACTGGAAGAACAAGGCTATGAAATTGATTTTGTAAGCCCGAAAGGAGGGTATACTCCACTTGATCCTATTTCTCTCCAAATGTTTGTACAGCCTGTAGACTGGAAATATTACGCTGATGATACATTTAGAAACAAATTAGGAAACACTTTAAGACCAGGTGATATCAACTCTAAAGATTATAGTGTTATTTATTATGCAGGTGGACATGGAGTAGTTTGGGACTTTCCTGACAATACAGAATTACAGAAAATAGCCCGTAATATATATGAAAACGGAGGAATTGTATCGTCCGTATGTCATGGAGCTGTAGCTCTTTTTAATATTACCCTTTCTAATGGAGAACTTCTGATTAAAGGAAAAACGGTAACCGGCTTTTCAAATTCAGAAGAAATTGCAGCAGAACTGGCAGATCATATGCCCTATCTTACAGAAGATGTATTGAAAAGCAAAGGCACTCATTATGTAAAAGCAGACCAGGATTTTGTTCCTTTTGCGGTAGCAGATGGAAATCTGGTAACAGGGCAAAATCCTCAATCCGGAGCTGCTGTAGCAGAAAAAGTATTGGAGATTCTGGAAAAATAA